Sequence from the Syntrophorhabdaceae bacterium genome:
GTCGACCTTTTCCCCAAAGTCGATCTCCCTATCGTCAGCATTACAACTCACCTGAAGGGCGCGAGCTCCGAAATCATGGACATCGACGTGACCGACAAGATCGAAGAGGCCGTCAACACCATCAACGGGGTGAAAACCATAACATCAACGAGCACCGAGGGGGCGTCCATCGTTACCATTGAATTTGTGCTCGAACGTGATATCGACATGGCGGTTCAGGATGTGCGCGAGAAGGTTGCTATTATCAGGGCCAAACTGCCCGATGATATCGATGAGCCAATCATTGAAAAGGTTGATCCCGATGCCACGCCGGTCATGAATCTTGCCCTCTACGGCAAGAAGTCGGTCAGGGATCTTTCGACGTATGTAGACGAAGTGCTCACGGACCAGCTTGAAAAAATAAACGGGGTGGGCGCGGTGCGCGTGTACGGACTGAGGCTCCGACAGGCAAGAGTCTGGCTCGACAACGGCAAATTGAATTCTTACGGCGTTACGGCGCAGGACGTGCTGGCTGCCTTGAAAAGCCAGAATGTTGAACTCCCCGGCGGAAGAATCGAGAGCGACACCAAGGAGTATTCGATTAAAGTGAAGGGTGAATTCCCCACCATACAACAGTTCAACGACATGGTGGTCGGCAGTTATAAAGGGGCCGTGGTAAGGATACGCGACGTGGGCCGGGCCGAAGACGGAATGGATGAGAGGCGCAGCATCTCCCGGTACAACGGCGTGAGCTCGGTGAGTCTGGGGATACAGAAACAATCGGGAACTAATACGGTCGAGGTCGTGGACAGAGTAAAGAAAGAACTGATCAATATCGGAAAGACCCTGCCGGACGGCATGAACCTGGCTATAGGGTTCGACCAGTCGGACTTCATCAAACGTTCCATCAGCGAAGTCCAGCATCATCTTTTCTATGGGGGCTTCTTCGCAATCTTTGCCGTGCTTCTCTTTCTCAAGAATGCAAGAACCACTATAATCAGCGCGCTCGCCATCCCCACTTCGGTCATCTCGACCTTCGCGATTATGAACGCCTTCAATTTTACCTTCAACAATATGTCCATGCTTGCCCTTTCGCTTTCCATAGGCATCCTCATCGATGACGCCATCATCGTCATCGAGAACATTCATAGACACATGGAGGATGGCATGAGCGCCAGAGAGGCGGCCTTCTTCGCCACGTCCGAGATAGGCCTTGCAGTTTCTGCCACCACACTCGCCATTATCGTGATTTTTATCCCGGTCGCCTTTATGAAAGGGATAATCGGAAGGTTCTTCTTTCAATTCGGTTTGACCGTTGTTTTTGCGGTTATGGTATCGTGGTTCGTTTCGTTCACGCTCACCCCGATGCTGTCCTCGTTATTCCTCAAACCGCATAACCCGAGCGGTCAGGGGTCCGCTCCGACAAGTACTCAGGATAACAGGCTCAAGAGGCTTCTCCATCGTGTGAGGTACTATGAATTCCTGCAACTTGCTTCGGACAAGCTGGAATATGCCTATGAGAAGCTCGAGGAGCGATATAAGGGTGTTCTCCTGTGGGCCCTCGATCACAAGATAAAAGTGATTGGCATGGCCGCAGGCATCTTTGTGGGAAGTATTGTTCTGGCGAATTTTATCGGGACGGAAATGAACCCTTCGGAGGACCAGAGCCGCTTCGTTATCCGCCTGATTACACCTATCGATTACTCGGTAGACGAGGTTGACCGTATGTGTCAGAAGGCGGATGAAATCGTACGGAGAATCCCGGAGGTAACGACTATCCTCTTCTATCAGGGCGGCGGCCGCACCGAAGAGATAAACAAAGCCAACATGATGGTAAATTTGGTGCCCAAATCAAAACGCTCCAGGAGCCAGAACCAGATAAAGGCTGAGATTCGCAGGTCGTTACGGGCAGTACCGGGACTCAAGGCTTCCGTGGAAGACGCTTCCATGCTGGGAGGCGGGCAGAGGCAGGTCGGCATCCAGTACAGCATCCGTGGCAGGGATTTGAGCGACCTCCAGAAATATACCAAGGAGATCATGGACCGGTTTTCAAAAGTATCCGGTATTGTTGACGTGGATACGAACCTCGAGACGGGTAAACCGGAGATACGTGTCTTCATCGACCGTGACAAAGCGGCGGATCTCGGGGTCGATGTTTCCGCCATCGCGCAGACGATCAATCTCTTGATTAGCGGGGAAGTGGATATAACCAAATTCAAAGACGAAACAAAGGGAAGACGTTATGACGTGAGGGTGAGGCTCAATCCTGAAGATAGGACAAACCCCGATGATATCGGTAAAATCTACGTGAGGGCAAAGGACGGGCGTCTCGTACGCCTTTCAAATCTGATCACCCTCCAGGAAGCTGGTGGTTCGAGTGTCATCAACAGGGTGGATAGGCAAAGGGCCGGGACAATCTTTGCAAACCTCGAAGGAAAACCCCTCGGCCAGGCAAAGAACGAGCTCGACAAAATATCCTCCGGCGTTCTGACCGCCGGCTATGGCGGCAGTTATAAAGGACAGGCCGATATCATGGCCGAATCCTTCCGTAACCTCCTGTTTGCAGCAATGCTCGGTATTATCATGGCATACATGGTACTTGCGGCCCAGTTCGAGAGCTTTATACATCCTGTCACCGTGCTTTTGTCCATGCTTTTTTCGTTCGTGGGGGCCTTTGGCGCACTCTTCATATTTGGAAAGACTCTAAACATATACAGCTTTATCGGTCTCATCCTGCTCATGGGTCTCGTCAAAAAGAACGCCATTCTTCTCATAGACTACACAAATGTTCTGAGGGGAAGAGGGCTTTCCAGAAGGGATGCCATACTGGAGGCGGGACCGGTGAGGTTAAGACCGATACT
This genomic interval carries:
- a CDS encoding efflux RND transporter permease subunit, whose amino-acid sequence is MWLSDTSIKRPVFATMLILVLVVLGAVSYPNIGVDLFPKVDLPIVSITTHLKGASSEIMDIDVTDKIEEAVNTINGVKTITSTSTEGASIVTIEFVLERDIDMAVQDVREKVAIIRAKLPDDIDEPIIEKVDPDATPVMNLALYGKKSVRDLSTYVDEVLTDQLEKINGVGAVRVYGLRLRQARVWLDNGKLNSYGVTAQDVLAALKSQNVELPGGRIESDTKEYSIKVKGEFPTIQQFNDMVVGSYKGAVVRIRDVGRAEDGMDERRSISRYNGVSSVSLGIQKQSGTNTVEVVDRVKKELINIGKTLPDGMNLAIGFDQSDFIKRSISEVQHHLFYGGFFAIFAVLLFLKNARTTIISALAIPTSVISTFAIMNAFNFTFNNMSMLALSLSIGILIDDAIIVIENIHRHMEDGMSAREAAFFATSEIGLAVSATTLAIIVIFIPVAFMKGIIGRFFFQFGLTVVFAVMVSWFVSFTLTPMLSSLFLKPHNPSGQGSAPTSTQDNRLKRLLHRVRYYEFLQLASDKLEYAYEKLEERYKGVLLWALDHKIKVIGMAAGIFVGSIVLANFIGTEMNPSEDQSRFVIRLITPIDYSVDEVDRMCQKADEIVRRIPEVTTILFYQGGGRTEEINKANMMVNLVPKSKRSRSQNQIKAEIRRSLRAVPGLKASVEDASMLGGGQRQVGIQYSIRGRDLSDLQKYTKEIMDRFSKVSGIVDVDTNLETGKPEIRVFIDRDKAADLGVDVSAIAQTINLLISGEVDITKFKDETKGRRYDVRVRLNPEDRTNPDDIGKIYVRAKDGRLVRLSNLITLQEAGGSSVINRVDRQRAGTIFANLEGKPLGQAKNELDKISSGVLTAGYGGSYKGQADIMAESFRNLLFAAMLGIIMAYMVLAAQFESFIHPVTVLLSMLFSFVGAFGALFIFGKTLNIYSFIGLILLMGLVKKNAILLIDYTNVLRGRGLSRRDAILEAGPVRLRPILMTTFAMIMGMMPIAVGIGEGAESRSPMAIAVIGGLLTSLLLTLVVVPVAYDLFDALQGKIFKKAPSDTERSS